From Oncorhynchus masou masou isolate Uvic2021 chromosome 7, UVic_Omas_1.1, whole genome shotgun sequence, one genomic window encodes:
- the LOC135543042 gene encoding calsequestrin-2-like — translation MQLFWLSLLPCLYVTSLCSAEQGLEFPSFDGKDRVLHINERNYKKALKMFDMLCLLYHEPQPAHKGRQKQLQMTELVLELTAQVLEDKDIGFGMVDSQKDAKVAKKLGLEEEGSLYIFKDDRVIEFDGEFSADTLVEFLLDVLEDPVELISNPMELRAFERMEEDIRLIGYFKGEDSYYKAFQEASERFQPYIKFFATFDKATAKHLSLKMNEVNFYEPFMEEPAILPGRQLSEMEIVEFVHQHKRATLRKLRAEDMFETWEDDLDGIHIVAFAEEEDPDGYEFLEILKDVARDNTNNPELSIVWIDPDDFPLLTTYWEKTFKVNLFKPQIGVVNVTDADSVWLDMSNDEDLPTAEELEDWIEDVLSGKVNTEDDDDVKDDYDYDGVDREDRHHGDDHEDHGDYDGHDDSG, via the exons ATGCAGCTcttctggctgtctctgttgccCTGTCTGTACGTGACCTCTCTGTGCTCTGCAGAGCAGGGACTGGAGTTCCCCAGCTTTGACGGGAAGGACCGCGTTCTGCACATCAACGAACGCAACTACAAGAAGGCTCTCAAGATGTTTGACATGCTGTGCCTACTCTACCATGAACCGCAGCCGGCTCACAAAGGCAGGCAGAAGCAGCTTCAGATGACTGAGCTTGTGCTGGag CTGACTGCACAGGTCCTGGAGGACAAGGACATTGGCTTTGGGATGGTCGACTCCCAGAAGGACGCCAAAGTTGCCAAGAAACTGG gtttggaggaggagggcagTCTGTACATCTTCAAGGACGACCGTGTGATTGAGTTTGACGGGGAATTCTCAGCAGACACCCTGGTGGAATTCCTGCTGGAT GTGTTGGAGGACCCAGTGGAACTCATCAGTAACCCTATGGAACTGAGGGCCtttgagaggatggaggaagacataCGTCTCATTGGTTACTTCAAGGGAGAGGACTCAT ACTACAAGGCGTTCCAGGAGGCCTCAGAGCGGTTTCAGCCCTACATCAAGTTCTTCGCCACATTCGACAAAGCT ACGGCGAAGCACCTTTCTCTGAAGATGAACGAGGTGAACTTCTATGAGCCCTTCATGGAGGAACCAGCCATCCTCCCTGGCAGGCAACTCTCAGAGATGGAGATAGTGGAGTTTGTCCACCAACACAAAAG GGCGACTCTGAGAAAGTTGCGTGCAGAGGACATGTTTGAGACGTGG GAGGATGACTTGGATGGGATCCACATTGTAGCCTTTGCTGAGGAGGAAGACCCTG ATGGTTATGAGTTCCTGGAGATCCTGAAAGACGTGGCCAGAGACAACACCAACAACCCTGAGCTCAGTATAGTGTGGATAGACCCTGATGACTTCCCACTG CTGACCACATACTGGGAGAAGACCTTCAAGGTGAACCTGTTTAAGCCTCAGATTGGAGTTGTGAACGTGACAGAC GCGGACAGTGTCTGGCTGGACATGTCCAACGATGAAGACCTGCCCACAGCTGAGGAACTGGAGGACTGGATAGAAGACGTGCTGTCTGGGAAGGTCAACACTGAGGATGACGATGATGTGAAGGATGATTATGATTATGACGGGGTTGACAGGGAGGATAGGCACCATGGTGACGATCACGAGGACCATGGAGACTATGATGGCCATGATGACAGTGGCTAA
- the LOC135543455 gene encoding complex I assembly factor TIMMDC1, mitochondrial-like: MMHPPERPGASPAPCQQAASAPQGTHCTRPLGGLLQLAMPSLGRLLPRVHAADSVAPAPVQIPSPLPSLVGKPEFPDTGWDRIKDLFDRDEMQKYPEELSSVVKSTLSAALAGMIYGGLPAARHARERYIQLHQAEIYHSRVEAVRSAHNAAIRGFVRYGWRWSWRVAAFVTLFNTVSTGLSVYRDKYTLSHYAAAGAVTGGLFRLNLGLGGLVAGTAIGATMGVPAGALIIAMQGLAGETVRERRRRERRELYELKLAEWSARLQLTDDLIGDLSSSGRIQDVDQDIQKIQELLSLPRNEGVAQDSDSH; this comes from the exons ATGATGCATCCTCCTGAACGGCCCGGGGCGTCCCCAGCCCCATGTCAGCAGGCAGCCTCTGCCCCCCAGGGCACCCACTGCACCAGACCACTGGGGGGTCTCCTCCAGCTAGCCATGCCCTCCCTGGGCCGCCTCCTCCCCAGGGTCCATGCAGCTGACAGTGTGGCGCCTGCCCCGGTACAGATCCCCTCCCCCCTGCCCAGCCTCGTGGGCAAGCCAGAGTTCCCAGACACTGGATGGGACcgcatcaaggatctctttgacAGGGA TGAAATGCAGAAGTATCCCGAGGAGCTCTCCAGCGTGGTGAAGAGTACCTTATCTGCCGCCTTGGCCGGCATGATCTACGGAGGGCTGCCCGCCGCCCGGCACGCCAGGGAGAGGTACATCCAGCTACACCAGGCTGAGATATACCACAGCCGGGTGGAAGCTGTG CGTTCTGCCCATAACGCAGCCATCCGGGGCTTTGTGAGGTATGGCTGGAGGTGGAGCTGGAGAGTGGCAGCCTTCGTCACATTATTCAA caCTGTGAGCACAGGCCTGTCTGTGTACAGAGATAAGTATACCCTCAGCCACTACGCAGCAGCAGGAG CTGTGACAGGAGGCCTATTCAGGCTGAACCTGGGTCTCGGGGGACTGGTGGCAGGCACGGCCATAGGAGCAACCATGGG GGTGCCGGCAGGAGCTCTGATCATCGCCATGCAGGGATTGGCGGGAGAAACGGtccgggagaggaggaggagggagcgcAGAGAGCTGTATGAACTAAAACTGGCGGAATG GAGTGCCCGTTTGCAGTTGACGGATGACCTGATTGGTGATTTGAGCAGCAGTGGGCGGATCCAGGATGTAGACCAGGACATACAGAAGATCCAGGAGCTGCTCAGTTTACCACGGAACGAGGGCGTGGCCCAGGACTCTGACAGCCATTGA
- the poglut1 gene encoding protein O-glucosyltransferase 1, translating to MKLPWLLIPLLILQFCGVDFSVAGSGNGGRWQIYLEKITKATQLYKPCSPYNCSCHLSVLNDDLRPFREGVSEELMADTLRRGVGTHYQIINGKLYREQNCMFPARCSGVEHFILQVIDKLPDVEMVVNVRDYPQVPGWVQPILPVLSFSKTADYQDIMYPAWTFWEGGPAVWPIYPTGLGRWDLMRDDIKKSAAQWPWKRKESRGFFRGSRTSPERDPLVLLSREAPDLVDAEYTKNQAWKSEKDTLGRPPAQEIPLVEHCQYKYLFNFRGVAASFRLKHLFLCGSLVFHVGEEWLEFFYPQLLPWVHYIPVKQDLSDLRELLQFVKENDDIAQEIAVRGQRFILDHLRMEDVSCYWERLLTEFGGLLKYKLKRKTNYNQVIHKHGRTEL from the exons ATGAAGCTGCCGTGGCTCTTGATCCCTCTTCTAATTTTACAGTTTTGTGGAGTTGATTTCAGCGTGGCCGGATCAG GTAATGGTGGCAGGTGGCAGATATACCTTGAAAAGATCACCAAAGCCACGCAACTTTACAAGCCTTGCAGCCCATACAACTGCAGTTGCCATCTCAG TGTCTTGAATGATGACCTACGACCCTTCAGAGAGGGAGTGTCTGAGGAGCTCATGGCGGACACGCTTCGTCGTGGTGTGGGCACCCACTACCAAATCATTAATGGTAAACTGTATCGGGAACAGAACTGTATGTTCCCAGCCAG GTGTAGTGGGGTGGAGCACTTCATCCTGCAGGTAATTGACAAGTTGCCAGATGTGGAGATGGTGGTGAACGTGCGGGACTACCCTCAGGTGCCAGGCTGGGTGCAGCCTATCCTGCCTGTCCTGTCTTTCAGTAAG ACTGCTGACTACCAGGACATCATGTATCCTGCATGGACGTTTTGGGAGGGGGGCCCGGCGGTATGGCCCATATATCCCACTGGACTAGGACGATGGGACCTCATGAGGGATGACATTAAAAA ATCGGCAGCACAGTGGCCCTGGAAGAGGAAAGAGTCCAGAGGATTCTTCAGAGGATCCAGGACGAGTCCTGAGAGGGACCCCCTTGTCCTTCTGTCCAGAGAGGCTCCAGACCTGGTGGATGCGGAGTACACAAAGAACCAGGCCTGGAAGTCTGAGAAG GACACACTAGGGAGACCACCAGCTCAGGAGATTCCCCTGGTGGAGCACTGTCAATACAA GTATCTGTTCAACTTCCGGGGCGTGGCGGCCAGCTTCCGCCTCAAGCACCTGTTCCTGTGTGGCTCTCTGGTCTTCCATGTAGGGGAGGAGTGGCTGGAGTTCTTCTATCCCCAGCTGCTGCCCTGGGTACACTACATCCCTGTCAAACAGGACCTCTCTGACCTCAG GGAACTGCTACAGTTTGTGAAAGAAAACGATGACATCGCTCAAGAGATTGCCGTTAG GGGTCAGCGGTTCATCCTGGACCACCTGAGGATGGAGGACGTGTCGTGTTACTGGGAGAGACTCCTCACTGAGTTCGGGGGGCTGCTCAAGTACAAACTCAAGAGGAAGACTAACTACAATCAGGTCATCCACAAGCATGGGAGGACAGAACTGTGA